The proteins below are encoded in one region of Tomitella fengzijianii:
- a CDS encoding endonuclease domain-containing protein, producing the protein MDIDDAPFRGTEALASGAVSRRRLAEQHRRILPGVYLHTAAALTPLQRARAVWLWSRGRAVLAEVSAAAVLGAHYLGDHTHACCIRAAPCHLAPRYGWLHVHQDRLDPEDVQRVRGMAVTSPARTAFDVARRMPYPANVEVIDQIYQATGLTRRGLAEYVAEHPGFRGVAQAAAAVEASDEGAESVWETRARMAVVAAGLPRPEAQVDIRDADGAFLARVDMCWPQYRVIFEYDGDGAHSTVRQRDRDITRWNDLTDAGYTVIRVRAPHLRGAMPRVLEQLRAALRKAGAGV; encoded by the coding sequence GTGGACATCGACGACGCGCCGTTCCGGGGCACCGAGGCGCTGGCATCCGGGGCCGTCTCCCGGCGGCGCCTGGCAGAGCAGCACCGGCGGATCCTGCCCGGCGTGTACCTGCACACCGCGGCGGCGCTGACCCCGCTGCAGCGCGCCCGGGCGGTGTGGTTGTGGTCGCGGGGACGCGCGGTGCTGGCCGAGGTGTCCGCGGCGGCGGTCCTGGGCGCGCACTACCTGGGCGACCACACGCACGCCTGCTGCATCCGCGCCGCGCCCTGCCACCTCGCGCCGCGGTACGGCTGGCTGCACGTGCACCAGGACCGCCTCGACCCCGAGGACGTGCAGCGGGTGCGGGGCATGGCCGTCACCTCGCCCGCCCGCACCGCGTTCGACGTGGCGCGCCGGATGCCGTATCCCGCGAACGTCGAGGTGATCGACCAGATCTATCAGGCCACCGGGCTCACCCGCCGCGGGCTCGCCGAGTACGTGGCCGAGCATCCCGGTTTCCGCGGCGTCGCGCAGGCGGCCGCGGCCGTCGAGGCATCCGACGAGGGCGCCGAGTCCGTGTGGGAGACGCGGGCGCGCATGGCCGTCGTCGCCGCCGGGCTCCCCCGCCCCGAGGCCCAGGTCGACATCCGCGACGCCGACGGCGCCTTCCTCGCCCGCGTCGACATGTGCTGGCCGCAGTACCGGGTGATCTTCGAGTACGACGGCGACGGCGCGCACTCCACCGTCCGGCAGCGCGACCGCGACATCACCCGGTGGAACGACCTCACCGACGCGGGATACACAGTCATCCGGGTGCGCGCGCCGCACCTGCGGGGCGCCATGCCGCGGGTGCTGGAGCAACTGCGGGCGGCGCTCCGAAAGGCCGGCGCGGGCGTGTGA
- a CDS encoding 3-hydroxyacyl-CoA dehydrogenase NAD-binding domain-containing protein: MSTEYSTDGDVAVIRMTNPPVNGLGHALREGIADGLDRAEADDAVRAVVITGSNGFFSAGADITEFGSDKATAPPNLSALIGRIEDSAKPVVAAIDGTAFGGGLELALGAHHRVASASSKIGLPEVNLGLIPGAGGTQRLPRLLDPAVVAEIVATGAPRTAAAVARLDGQQLFDKVVDDPADVVQAAVELARSVAGAATVRTRDRAPAAGGDLDAAAAKVLRRARGQEAPAVGVDLVRTALTTGFDEGKAAESAAFGRLVTGGQSAALRYAFFAERAARKIPGIDASTAPRTVERVGVVGAGTMGGGIAMNFLNAGIPVTILEMAQDALDRGLATIRRNYQAQVDKGKLSADTLERRMGLLTPSMQYSDLATADLVIEAVFEDMEVKKQVFTRLDEVAKPGAVLASNTSTLDVDRIAQFTDRPGDVLGMHFFSPANVMALLEVVRGEKTADDVLVTALDLGKRVGKTPVVSGVCDGFIGNRMLHKYRDAAMTLLRAGATPHQVDKAIEGFGFAMGPFRMQDLAGGDIGWAVRKRQYAENPDMPRDEIADELCEMGRYGQKTGAGWYDYESGSRAPKVSTVVHELLERFHHRHGTDKQEFSEEEIVQRLVFALTDEGARILDEGIALRASDIDLVYLAGYGFPRYRGGPMFYADRVGLPAVVEKLRGFHAGDEGWEPAPLLVRRAQEGASLT, translated from the coding sequence ATGAGCACCGAGTACTCCACCGACGGGGACGTCGCCGTCATTCGCATGACGAATCCGCCGGTCAACGGCCTGGGGCACGCGCTGCGCGAGGGCATCGCGGACGGGCTCGACCGCGCCGAGGCGGACGACGCCGTCCGCGCCGTCGTCATCACCGGGTCGAACGGCTTCTTCTCCGCGGGCGCCGACATCACCGAGTTCGGCAGCGACAAGGCCACGGCTCCGCCCAACCTGTCGGCGCTGATCGGGCGCATCGAGGACTCCGCGAAGCCCGTGGTCGCCGCCATCGACGGCACCGCGTTTGGCGGCGGACTGGAACTGGCGCTGGGCGCGCACCACCGGGTGGCCTCCGCATCGTCCAAGATCGGGCTGCCCGAGGTGAATCTGGGGCTCATCCCCGGCGCCGGCGGCACCCAGCGGCTGCCGCGGCTGCTCGACCCGGCAGTGGTCGCCGAGATCGTCGCCACCGGGGCGCCCCGCACCGCGGCCGCCGTCGCCCGGCTCGACGGCCAGCAACTGTTCGACAAGGTCGTGGACGATCCCGCCGACGTGGTGCAGGCCGCGGTGGAGCTGGCCCGCTCGGTGGCCGGCGCCGCGACCGTGCGCACGCGCGACCGCGCACCGGCCGCCGGCGGCGACCTGGACGCGGCGGCGGCCAAGGTGCTCCGCCGCGCCCGCGGGCAGGAGGCCCCCGCCGTGGGCGTGGATCTGGTGCGCACCGCGCTGACCACCGGCTTCGACGAGGGCAAGGCGGCGGAATCCGCGGCCTTCGGCCGGCTCGTCACCGGCGGGCAGTCGGCGGCGCTGCGCTACGCGTTCTTCGCCGAGCGGGCCGCCCGCAAGATCCCCGGCATCGACGCGTCCACGGCGCCGCGCACGGTGGAGCGTGTGGGCGTGGTGGGCGCCGGCACGATGGGCGGCGGCATCGCCATGAACTTCCTCAACGCCGGGATCCCGGTGACGATCCTCGAGATGGCGCAGGACGCGCTGGACCGCGGGCTGGCCACCATCCGGCGCAACTACCAGGCGCAGGTGGACAAGGGCAAGCTCTCCGCCGACACGCTCGAGCGGCGCATGGGACTGCTCACGCCCAGCATGCAGTACTCCGACCTGGCCACGGCCGACCTCGTCATCGAGGCCGTGTTCGAGGACATGGAGGTGAAGAAGCAAGTGTTCACCCGCCTCGACGAGGTGGCCAAGCCGGGCGCGGTGCTCGCCTCGAACACCTCCACGCTGGACGTCGACAGGATCGCGCAGTTCACCGACCGCCCGGGCGACGTGCTGGGCATGCACTTCTTCAGCCCCGCCAACGTGATGGCGCTGCTCGAGGTGGTGCGCGGCGAGAAGACGGCCGACGACGTGCTGGTCACCGCGTTGGACCTGGGCAAGCGCGTGGGCAAGACGCCCGTGGTGTCGGGGGTGTGCGACGGGTTCATCGGCAACCGCATGCTGCACAAGTACCGCGACGCCGCCATGACGCTGCTGCGCGCGGGCGCCACCCCGCACCAGGTGGACAAGGCCATCGAGGGGTTCGGCTTCGCCATGGGGCCGTTCCGCATGCAGGACCTCGCCGGCGGCGACATCGGCTGGGCCGTGCGCAAGCGCCAGTACGCGGAGAACCCGGACATGCCGCGCGACGAGATCGCCGACGAGCTGTGCGAGATGGGCCGCTACGGGCAGAAGACCGGCGCGGGGTGGTACGACTACGAATCCGGCAGCCGCGCACCGAAGGTCAGCACCGTGGTGCACGAGCTGCTCGAGCGCTTCCACCACCGGCACGGCACCGACAAGCAGGAGTTCTCCGAGGAGGAGATCGTCCAGCGGCTGGTGTTCGCGCTCACCGACGAGGGGGCGCGGATCCTCGACGAGGGCATCGCGCTGCGGGCCTCCGACATCGACCTGGTCTACCTGGCCGGGTACGGGTTCCCCCGGTACCGGGGCGGGCCCATGTTCTACGCCGACCGGGTGGGACTGCCGGCCGTCGTGGAGAAGCTGCGCGGGTTCCACGCCGGAGACGAGGGCTGGGAGCCGGCGCCGCTGCTGGTGCGGCGGGCGCAGGAGGGTGCGAGCCTGACGTAG
- a CDS encoding acyl-CoA dehydrogenase family protein: MPMFDISERAERIRADLLEFMDTHVYPAEPVYEQQMRESGDPHFHPPIIEELKAEARRRGLWNLFHPHPSSGVGLTNLEYAPLAEVMGRSPHLAPEACNCNAPDTGNMEVLELFGTDEHKAKYLAPLLDGTMRSAFAMTEPAVASSDATNIEMSMVREGEGADAVYVLNGRKWFASNALHKNCKVMIVMGKTDPSAQVHRQQSMMVVPIDAPGVTVLRGLPVYGYQDREGHAEIDFADVRVPAEDVLKGEGEGFAISQARLGPGRIHHCMRMVGMAERALDLLCERALHRVTFGKPIAENANIQDWIAEARIEIEMVRLLTLKAAHMMDTVGNKAARTEIAAIKVAAPQMALKVLDRAVQVHGAGGVTDDFPLARTWAGVRTLRLADGPDEVHKRAIARQELRRHREPRA; the protein is encoded by the coding sequence ATGCCGATGTTCGACATCTCCGAACGCGCCGAACGGATCCGCGCGGACCTGCTCGAGTTCATGGACACCCACGTCTACCCGGCCGAGCCGGTGTACGAGCAGCAGATGCGCGAGTCCGGCGACCCGCACTTCCACCCGCCGATCATCGAGGAGCTCAAGGCGGAGGCCCGCCGCCGCGGCCTGTGGAACCTCTTCCACCCGCACCCGTCGTCGGGCGTGGGACTGACCAACCTCGAATACGCGCCGCTCGCGGAGGTCATGGGCCGCAGCCCGCACCTGGCGCCGGAGGCGTGCAACTGCAACGCGCCCGACACCGGCAACATGGAGGTGCTCGAGCTCTTCGGCACCGACGAGCACAAGGCGAAGTACCTGGCGCCGCTGCTGGACGGCACCATGCGCTCGGCGTTCGCGATGACCGAGCCCGCCGTGGCCAGCTCGGACGCCACCAACATCGAGATGTCCATGGTGCGCGAGGGCGAGGGTGCGGACGCGGTCTACGTCCTCAACGGCCGCAAGTGGTTCGCGTCCAACGCCCTGCACAAGAACTGCAAGGTCATGATCGTCATGGGCAAGACCGACCCGTCGGCCCAGGTGCACCGCCAGCAGTCGATGATGGTCGTGCCCATCGACGCCCCCGGCGTGACCGTCCTGCGCGGGCTTCCCGTGTACGGATACCAGGACCGTGAGGGGCACGCGGAGATCGACTTCGCCGACGTGCGGGTGCCCGCCGAGGACGTTCTCAAGGGCGAGGGCGAGGGCTTCGCGATCAGCCAGGCGCGCCTGGGGCCCGGCCGCATCCACCACTGCATGCGCATGGTCGGCATGGCCGAGCGCGCCCTGGACCTGCTGTGCGAGCGGGCGCTGCACCGCGTCACCTTCGGCAAGCCCATCGCGGAGAACGCCAACATCCAGGACTGGATCGCCGAGGCACGCATCGAGATCGAGATGGTCCGCCTGCTCACCCTCAAGGCCGCGCACATGATGGACACGGTGGGCAACAAGGCGGCCCGCACCGAGATCGCCGCCATCAAGGTGGCGGCGCCGCAGATGGCGCTCAAGGTGCTCGACCGCGCGGTGCAGGTGCACGGCGCCGGCGGCGTCACCGACGACTTCCCGCTGGCGCGCACCTGGGCGGGCGTACGCACCCTGCGGCTGGCCGACGGCCCCGACGAGGTGCACAAACGAGCCATCGCCCGCCAGGAGCTGCGCAGGCACCGGGAGCCGCGCGCGTGA
- a CDS encoding SDR family oxidoreductase: MKIQGRTAVVTGGGGGIGSAVARGLVHRGARVVVADLDDAAAERVAAEIDSAHPGTAVAEGGDVARTEVIERLIARAAAEFGPVDMYFANAGIAGAPGLDLSEDQWDQVLDVNLRAHIRAARLLVPGWAERGDGCFVSTASAAGLLTQIGSAGYSVSKHAAVGFAEWLAVTYGGSGVHVSCLCPMGVETALLREGERSGGRLGAAATRAVTSAGEVLTPATVAAGVLAAVEEERFLILPHPEVLDMYRRKGSDYDRWLRGMQRYQESLLDGES; this comes from the coding sequence GTGAAGATCCAGGGCAGGACGGCCGTCGTCACCGGCGGCGGCGGGGGTATCGGGTCGGCTGTCGCGAGGGGGCTGGTGCACCGGGGGGCCCGCGTCGTCGTCGCGGACCTCGACGATGCCGCGGCGGAACGGGTGGCCGCGGAGATCGACTCCGCCCACCCGGGCACCGCGGTCGCCGAGGGCGGCGACGTCGCCCGCACCGAGGTGATCGAACGACTCATCGCGCGCGCCGCGGCGGAGTTCGGCCCGGTGGACATGTACTTCGCGAACGCGGGCATCGCCGGTGCGCCCGGCCTGGACCTGTCGGAGGACCAGTGGGACCAGGTGCTGGACGTCAACCTGCGCGCCCACATCCGTGCGGCACGGCTGCTGGTGCCGGGGTGGGCGGAACGCGGCGACGGCTGCTTCGTGTCCACCGCGTCGGCGGCCGGCCTGCTCACGCAGATCGGTTCCGCGGGCTACTCGGTGAGCAAGCATGCGGCGGTGGGGTTCGCCGAGTGGCTCGCCGTCACGTACGGCGGCAGCGGCGTGCACGTGAGCTGCCTGTGCCCGATGGGCGTCGAGACAGCACTGTTGCGCGAGGGGGAACGCTCCGGAGGCCGCCTGGGCGCCGCCGCCACCCGCGCCGTCACCAGCGCGGGCGAGGTGCTCACCCCGGCGACGGTCGCGGCCGGGGTGCTGGCGGCCGTCGAGGAGGAGCGGTTCCTCATCCTCCCGCACCCGGAGGTGCTGGACATGTACCGGCGCAAGGGATCCGATTACGACAGGTGGCTTCGCGGCATGCAGCGCTACCAGGAATCGCTGCTGGACGGTGAGAGCTGA
- a CDS encoding TetR/AcrR family transcriptional regulator: MAAPELLREPPVTERGARTRAALITAARTVFERSGYLDTRLTDITREAHCSTGSFYTYFKNKEEVFAAVLEQAQDEMLHPGMGRVADPDDAYAVLEASNRAYLEAYRRNAELMVLMEQVAGIDPAFRELRNRRGEVFIARNARAIADLQRRGVADPGLDPMLASRALSSMVSRLAFLMIGHGEGVQADGPRDGVDPETFEQIVDTVTRIWANGLRMPPRRAHAPTDS; this comes from the coding sequence ATGGCCGCGCCGGAGCTGCTGCGTGAACCGCCCGTCACCGAGCGCGGGGCACGGACCCGCGCCGCGCTCATCACCGCCGCCCGCACCGTGTTCGAGAGGTCCGGATACCTGGACACCCGCCTCACCGACATCACGCGGGAGGCCCACTGTTCGACGGGCTCGTTCTACACCTACTTCAAGAACAAGGAGGAGGTGTTCGCTGCGGTCCTCGAGCAGGCGCAGGACGAGATGCTGCACCCCGGCATGGGCCGCGTGGCCGACCCGGACGACGCCTACGCGGTGCTCGAGGCCAGCAACCGTGCCTACCTCGAGGCCTACCGCCGCAACGCGGAACTGATGGTGCTGATGGAGCAGGTGGCGGGCATCGACCCCGCCTTCCGGGAGCTGCGGAACCGCCGCGGCGAGGTGTTCATCGCCCGCAACGCGCGCGCCATCGCCGACCTGCAACGGCGCGGGGTCGCGGACCCCGGGCTCGATCCGATGCTGGCCTCGCGGGCGCTGTCGAGCATGGTCAGTCGGCTGGCCTTCCTCATGATCGGGCACGGCGAGGGCGTCCAGGCGGACGGACCGCGGGACGGCGTCGACCCCGAGACCTTCGAGCAGATCGTCGACACCGTGACCCGCATCTGGGCCAACGGGCTGCGGATGCCGCCGCGGCGCGCGCACGCACCCACGGACAGCTGA
- a CDS encoding SDR family NAD(P)-dependent oxidoreductase, which yields MTVLDRFRLDGRVAIVTGASSGLGVAFARGFAEAGADVVLAARRADKLEDTAELVRAAGRTALCVATDVADPAACQAMADAAMAEFGRIDVLVNNAGIGTAVPATKETPEEFRRVVDINLSGSYWAAQACGRVMEPGSAIVNIASVLGLTTAGLPQAAYSASKSGVIGLTRDLAQQWGGRKGVRVNAIAPGFFASEMTDTYQPGYLEEMRKRIVLGRMGDPEELAATAVWLASDAAGYVLGQTIPVDGGVTIT from the coding sequence ATGACCGTTCTCGACAGGTTCCGGCTCGACGGCCGCGTCGCCATCGTCACCGGCGCGTCATCGGGCCTCGGCGTCGCGTTCGCGCGCGGCTTCGCCGAGGCGGGTGCCGACGTGGTGCTCGCCGCCCGTCGCGCCGACAAGCTCGAAGACACCGCCGAGCTGGTGCGCGCCGCCGGCCGCACTGCGCTGTGCGTGGCCACCGACGTGGCCGATCCGGCCGCCTGCCAGGCCATGGCGGACGCGGCGATGGCGGAGTTCGGCCGCATCGACGTGCTGGTCAACAACGCGGGCATCGGCACCGCGGTCCCCGCCACGAAGGAGACACCCGAGGAGTTCCGGCGGGTCGTCGACATCAACCTGTCCGGCTCGTACTGGGCCGCGCAGGCGTGCGGGCGGGTGATGGAGCCGGGCAGCGCCATCGTCAACATCGCCAGCGTCCTGGGCCTCACCACGGCGGGGCTGCCGCAGGCGGCGTATTCGGCGAGCAAGTCCGGGGTCATCGGGCTGACCCGCGACCTGGCCCAGCAGTGGGGCGGGCGCAAGGGCGTCCGCGTCAACGCCATCGCGCCGGGATTCTTCGCATCGGAGATGACCGACACCTACCAGCCGGGGTACCTGGAGGAGATGCGAAAGCGCATCGTCCTGGGCCGCATGGGCGATCCCGAGGAACTCGCGGCCACCGCAGTGTGGTTGGCATCCGACGCCGCCGGTTACGTTCTGGGCCAGACGATCCCCGTCGACGGCGGTGTGACGATCACCTAG
- a CDS encoding acyl-CoA dehydrogenase — MTGTAARPLSREDLAFLLYEWLDVETLTARRRFAEHSRETFDAVLELSEDMAMSLFAPHNKLSDAHEPRMRPDGTVETIPEIKKALDAFSAAGLIAGSFDEELGGMQLPTVVARASTAWFQAANVSTSGYPFLTIGNANLLAAHGSPAQVDTFVRPMLAGRWFGTMCLSEPQAGSSLADVTTKAVKDDGPEPDRYRLSGTKMWISGGDHELTENIVHLVLAKVPGAPDGVKGISLFIVPKYVPEGGVATDAERGGAARRGERNDVVLVGLNHKMGNRGTTNTLLQFGDGTYAPGGRAGAVGYLVGEANKGLAYMFHMMNEARIGVGFGAVALGYAGYLASLEYARNRTQGRRPGEKDPSAPPVALIEHADVRRMLLAQKAYAEGALALGLYCSKLVDEQHTADDDAERARTTLLLDVLTPIAKSWPSQWCLQANSLAIQVLGGYGYTRDYDVEQYYRDNRLNPIHEGTHGIQGLDLLGRKMIMQGGAGLVLLAQTIAATAERGRAAGGEAAGHAAELSAAVERLAEVTGTLWADGDAQVALANSSIYLEAAGHVVIAWMWLEQLLAAEGKDGAFYEGKRAAARYFYRYELPRTGPQLDLLARRDRTTVDLDPAWL, encoded by the coding sequence GTGACCGGAACCGCCGCCCGCCCGCTGTCCCGCGAGGACCTCGCGTTCCTGCTCTACGAGTGGCTGGACGTCGAAACCCTCACGGCCCGCCGCCGTTTCGCGGAGCATTCGAGGGAGACGTTCGACGCGGTCCTCGAGTTGTCCGAGGACATGGCGATGAGCCTGTTCGCGCCGCACAACAAGCTCTCCGACGCCCACGAGCCGCGCATGCGCCCCGACGGCACCGTCGAGACGATCCCGGAGATCAAGAAGGCGCTCGACGCGTTCTCCGCGGCGGGGCTGATCGCCGGTTCGTTCGACGAGGAACTCGGCGGGATGCAGCTGCCGACCGTCGTCGCGCGCGCCTCCACCGCCTGGTTCCAGGCGGCGAACGTCTCCACGTCGGGCTATCCGTTCCTCACCATTGGCAACGCGAATCTGCTTGCAGCGCATGGCTCCCCGGCACAGGTCGACACGTTCGTGCGGCCGATGCTCGCCGGACGCTGGTTCGGCACCATGTGCCTGTCGGAGCCGCAGGCGGGCTCGTCCCTGGCCGACGTGACCACCAAGGCGGTCAAGGACGACGGCCCGGAGCCGGATCGGTACCGCCTGTCCGGCACCAAGATGTGGATCTCCGGGGGCGACCACGAGCTGACCGAGAACATCGTGCACCTCGTGCTGGCCAAGGTGCCGGGCGCGCCGGACGGCGTCAAGGGGATCTCGCTGTTCATCGTGCCCAAATACGTGCCGGAGGGCGGGGTCGCCACGGACGCCGAGCGCGGCGGCGCGGCCCGGCGGGGTGAACGCAACGACGTGGTCCTGGTGGGCCTCAACCACAAGATGGGCAACCGGGGCACCACCAACACGTTGCTCCAGTTCGGCGACGGCACGTACGCGCCGGGCGGCCGGGCGGGCGCGGTGGGATACCTGGTGGGCGAGGCGAACAAGGGTCTCGCCTACATGTTCCACATGATGAACGAGGCGCGCATCGGGGTCGGTTTCGGGGCAGTGGCGCTGGGATACGCCGGCTACCTGGCCTCGCTGGAGTACGCACGCAACCGCACCCAGGGCCGCCGGCCCGGCGAGAAGGACCCGTCGGCGCCGCCCGTGGCGCTGATCGAGCACGCCGACGTGCGGCGGATGCTGCTGGCGCAGAAGGCGTATGCGGAGGGCGCGCTGGCGCTGGGGCTCTACTGCTCCAAGCTCGTCGACGAGCAGCACACGGCGGACGACGACGCGGAGCGCGCTCGCACCACGCTGCTGCTCGACGTGCTCACCCCCATCGCGAAGAGCTGGCCCAGCCAGTGGTGCCTGCAGGCGAACAGCCTCGCCATCCAGGTGCTCGGCGGATACGGGTACACCCGCGACTACGACGTCGAGCAGTACTACCGGGACAACCGGCTCAACCCCATCCACGAGGGCACGCACGGCATTCAGGGCCTGGACCTGCTGGGCCGCAAGATGATCATGCAGGGCGGCGCCGGGCTGGTGCTGCTGGCGCAGACCATCGCCGCCACGGCCGAGCGGGGACGCGCCGCCGGCGGGGAAGCGGCCGGCCATGCCGCGGAGTTGTCCGCCGCGGTGGAACGGCTCGCCGAGGTCACCGGCACGCTGTGGGCCGACGGAGACGCGCAGGTGGCACTCGCCAACTCGTCGATCTACCTGGAGGCCGCGGGGCACGTCGTGATCGCGTGGATGTGGCTCGAACAGCTGCTCGCCGCCGAGGGCAAGGACGGCGCCTTCTACGAGGGCAAGCGCGCGGCGGCCCGCTACTTCTATCGCTACGAGCTGCCGCGCACCGGCCCGCAGCTCGACCTGCTGGCGCGCCGCGATCGCACCACGGTGGACCTCGATCCGGCCTGGTTGTGA
- the fabG gene encoding 3-oxoacyl-ACP reductase FabG produces the protein MNDTRIAIVTGAARGIGAGVAERLAADGYAVAVLDLDEAACKKVVARIEAAGGRALAVGADVSDEAAVAAAVDRVAAELGAPSVLVNNAGIIRDNMLFKMSVDDWDSVLAVHLRGAFLMTRAAQAHMTKAGWGRIINLSSTSALGNRGQVNYSAAKAGMQGFTKTLALELGKFGVTANAIAPGFIETEMTQATAERIGVPFEQFKEGIAKETPVGRIGMPADIAHAVSFFASEGAGYVSGQVLYVAGGPKA, from the coding sequence ATGAACGACACCAGGATCGCCATCGTCACCGGCGCGGCCCGGGGCATCGGCGCCGGCGTGGCCGAGCGGCTGGCGGCGGACGGCTACGCGGTAGCAGTTCTGGACCTCGACGAGGCCGCCTGCAAAAAGGTGGTGGCCCGGATCGAGGCGGCGGGCGGCCGCGCACTGGCCGTGGGGGCGGACGTCTCCGACGAGGCCGCCGTCGCCGCCGCGGTCGACAGGGTGGCCGCCGAACTCGGCGCGCCCTCCGTCCTGGTCAACAACGCGGGAATCATCCGCGACAACATGCTGTTCAAGATGAGCGTCGACGACTGGGACTCGGTGCTGGCCGTGCACCTGCGCGGCGCCTTCCTCATGACCCGCGCCGCGCAGGCGCACATGACCAAGGCCGGCTGGGGGCGCATCATCAACCTGTCCAGCACGTCGGCATTGGGCAACCGCGGCCAGGTCAACTACTCCGCCGCGAAGGCCGGCATGCAGGGTTTCACCAAGACCCTCGCGCTGGAGCTGGGCAAGTTCGGGGTGACGGCCAACGCCATCGCGCCCGGGTTCATCGAGACCGAGATGACGCAGGCGACGGCCGAGCGCATCGGGGTGCCTTTCGAGCAGTTCAAGGAGGGCATCGCCAAGGAGACCCCGGTGGGCCGCATCGGCATGCCCGCGGACATTGCGCACGCGGTGTCGTTCTTCGCGAGCGAGGGCGCCGGGTACGTTTCCGGCCAGGTGCTCTACGTGGCGGGAGGGCCCAAGGCGTGA
- a CDS encoding TetR/AcrR family transcriptional regulator — translation MSDDAVSARATHGGHAQDRTADDRARVTRARLAEAATAAFAEKGFNGTTTRDIASAAGMSPAALYVHHSSKEELLYQISRAGHEETLRTVRAAAASEDDPAEVLCAVMHDFALQHARTRTRARIVNYELAALTPEHFAEIRELRRTIEHEFRTIVERGVASGDFDVPDPEFAAVALLSLGIDIARWFRSHGRWSPEHVAQSYAAMALRIVGADPHSGNAHSVGESPGG, via the coding sequence ATGAGCGACGATGCAGTGTCCGCCCGGGCGACGCATGGCGGGCACGCACAGGACCGCACGGCCGACGACCGCGCACGGGTCACCCGCGCCCGGCTGGCCGAGGCCGCCACCGCCGCTTTCGCTGAGAAGGGCTTCAACGGCACCACCACCCGGGACATCGCGTCGGCGGCCGGCATGAGCCCCGCCGCCCTGTACGTGCACCACAGCTCCAAAGAAGAACTGCTGTACCAGATTTCGCGAGCCGGCCACGAGGAGACCCTGCGCACCGTGCGCGCCGCGGCCGCATCGGAAGACGACCCCGCAGAGGTCCTGTGCGCGGTGATGCACGATTTCGCCCTGCAGCACGCCCGCACGCGGACGCGGGCGCGCATCGTCAACTACGAGCTGGCCGCGCTCACCCCCGAGCACTTCGCCGAGATCCGGGAGCTGCGCCGCACCATCGAGCACGAGTTCCGCACCATCGTCGAACGGGGCGTGGCGTCCGGGGATTTCGATGTTCCCGATCCCGAGTTCGCCGCGGTGGCGCTGCTGTCGCTGGGCATCGACATCGCCCGGTGGTTCCGCTCGCACGGCCGGTGGAGCCCCGAGCACGTCGCGCAGAGCTACGCCGCGATGGCGCTGCGGATCGTCGGGGCCGACCCGCACTCCGGGAATGCGCATTCCGTCGGGGAATCCCCTGGCGGATGA